Proteins encoded together in one Aeromonas encheleia window:
- a CDS encoding L,D-transpeptidase family protein, giving the protein MLYPRIVSLLLVATSLWAAPVWSKTYPLPPADSRLIGELEDYIVQPGDHLELVGKHTQIGFLALLEANPGVDPYLPTPGTRLTLPTQMLLPDVPREGIVINLPELRLYYFPKGKQEVMVLPIGIGDIGRETPEMTTTIIAKNPNPTWVPGPMVRKSWLEQKGIDLPAVVPPGPDNPLGNFAMRLGYGQRDYLIHGTNKDFGVGLRVSAGCIRLRPDDIETLFNLVLVGTQVRVINQPVKMAVEPDGRRWLEVHSPLSRTEEEMAQGAPLVLSTEVEQFIAAPEVDSTQVTALLDSKSGLPQPISG; this is encoded by the coding sequence ATGTTGTATCCACGTATCGTCTCACTGCTGCTGGTCGCCACCAGCCTCTGGGCCGCGCCGGTCTGGTCCAAAACCTATCCCCTCCCGCCGGCGGACAGCCGCCTGATCGGCGAGCTGGAAGATTACATAGTGCAACCAGGGGATCACCTGGAACTGGTCGGCAAGCACACCCAGATTGGTTTTCTGGCCTTGCTGGAAGCCAATCCAGGGGTAGACCCCTATCTGCCCACCCCAGGCACCCGGCTGACCCTGCCGACCCAGATGCTGCTGCCCGATGTGCCGCGGGAGGGGATCGTCATCAACCTGCCCGAACTGCGGCTCTACTACTTCCCCAAGGGCAAGCAGGAGGTGATGGTGCTGCCCATCGGCATCGGTGACATAGGTCGCGAGACGCCTGAGATGACCACCACCATCATAGCGAAGAACCCGAACCCGACCTGGGTGCCCGGCCCCATGGTGCGCAAGTCCTGGCTGGAGCAAAAAGGCATAGATCTGCCGGCCGTGGTGCCGCCCGGACCGGACAATCCGCTGGGCAATTTCGCCATGCGCCTGGGCTACGGTCAGCGGGACTACCTCATTCACGGCACCAACAAGGATTTCGGGGTCGGTCTGCGGGTCAGCGCGGGCTGCATCCGGCTGCGTCCCGACGACATCGAGACCCTGTTTAACTTGGTGCTGGTCGGCACTCAGGTGCGGGTGATCAATCAGCCGGTCAAGATGGCAGTGGAGCCGGACGGCCGACGCTGGCTGGAGGTCCACTCCCCGCTCTCCCGTACCGAGGAGGAGATGGCACAAGGAGCCCCCCTGGTGCTGTCAACCGAGGTCGAGCAGTTCATTGCAGCCCCCGAGGTGGACAGCACTCAGGTGACGGCCCTGCTCGACAGCAAGAGCGGGCTGCCCCAGCCCATCAGCGGCTGA
- a CDS encoding SPOR domain-containing protein → MTECHLRNCITPSLIRQIGLGLAAGALCFLVLSYADPAARKSEPEAAVEVPTPAEPLSSEPQASGAAATSSQPDEASLPLPALTAGIGSDGVQGEGMADEAIPTPMLGEPSAAVSIAADEKVVAQPPMLITASTPPSAAQPAAKPSVPPESVSKPAPKPEIKPQGKAPGKVSLTPAKVLQQKNGNHLSVQLMGSGSLAAIEQFVLANRLAGKVWIYQTKFHGSPWYVVLKGEHTSMSQALAAIRKLSPALQKAGPWPKSFAQVKNELKQ, encoded by the coding sequence ATGACCGAATGCCATCTGCGCAACTGCATTACCCCTTCTCTCATTCGCCAGATTGGGCTCGGTCTGGCCGCCGGCGCTTTGTGTTTCCTGGTGCTGAGCTATGCGGACCCGGCCGCTCGAAAGAGCGAGCCCGAGGCGGCCGTCGAGGTCCCCACGCCAGCAGAGCCCCTCTCGTCAGAACCCCAGGCCAGTGGCGCCGCGGCAACCTCGAGCCAGCCGGATGAGGCGAGCTTGCCCCTGCCGGCGCTGACGGCCGGTATCGGGTCTGATGGGGTGCAGGGAGAGGGGATGGCCGACGAGGCGATTCCCACCCCCATGCTGGGCGAGCCGAGCGCGGCCGTATCGATAGCGGCCGACGAGAAGGTGGTGGCTCAGCCGCCCATGCTGATAACCGCCAGCACTCCGCCCTCTGCCGCTCAGCCTGCGGCCAAGCCGTCGGTGCCTCCGGAGTCGGTGTCCAAGCCAGCTCCCAAGCCTGAGATCAAGCCGCAAGGCAAGGCGCCCGGCAAGGTGAGCTTGACGCCTGCCAAGGTCCTGCAGCAGAAGAACGGCAACCACCTCAGCGTCCAGTTGATGGGATCAGGCAGCCTGGCGGCCATAGAGCAGTTTGTGCTCGCCAACCGGCTCGCTGGCAAGGTGTGGATCTATCAGACCAAGTTCCACGGCAGCCCCTGGTATGTGGTGTTGAAGGGGGAGCATACCAGCATGAGCCAGGCGCTGGCGGCCATTCGCAAGCTGTCGCCTGCCCTGCAGAAGGCGGGGCCCTGGCCCAAGTCATTTGCCCAGGTGAAGAACGAATTGAAGCAATAG